Proteins encoded within one genomic window of Spirulina major PCC 6313:
- a CDS encoding pentapeptide repeat-containing protein, whose translation MLRRLRSLFLFSLTALLILFCHSAASWAYKKSHLAQVIDTKSCIGCDLRSAPLGGRDLRGGDLEDADLRQADLKGAKLEGINLLGANLLRADFRNSNLGAANLAGADLTEALLPGVYMYRADLENATLDRADLERVNLTGGNLQSVDAIATNLEDSTLKNTDLTRANLPEANLRNANLEGANATGANFVEADLSNTTFKDATLNGAFFGQATLFRTNLKGSTLNSETVLDSKHLLIWELVNDRILGRDLARVDLSGANLEGINLVGADLTATDFSTAYLFIVNAQAAQAPESQWSETSLNYVDLQNAALQNSNFFGAEMRNSDLRGANLRGSDLSNVRFTATDLRGAKLELVNLRGVNFEPGTLVDAKWQTVADLVSRGAEGRSIQDLDLSEANLAGMNFRGALLNRSNLRGANLQGADFTNARLTDVDLTGADWQGAVLKNTFVCRTRLPDGVETPCEARTLTIPMDEAE comes from the coding sequence ATGTTGCGCCGCTTACGATCGCTGTTTTTGTTTAGCCTCACTGCCCTGCTGATCCTGTTTTGCCACAGTGCTGCCAGTTGGGCCTATAAAAAATCCCACCTCGCCCAGGTGATCGACACGAAAAGCTGTATTGGCTGTGATCTGAGATCGGCTCCCTTGGGGGGGCGGGATCTGCGGGGCGGTGATTTGGAAGATGCGGATCTGCGCCAAGCCGATTTGAAAGGGGCCAAGCTCGAAGGCATTAACCTCTTGGGGGCGAATCTGTTGAGGGCTGATTTTCGCAATTCCAACCTGGGGGCGGCCAATTTGGCAGGGGCGGATCTGACCGAGGCCCTGCTGCCGGGGGTGTATATGTACCGGGCGGATCTGGAAAATGCCACCCTTGACCGGGCGGACTTGGAGCGGGTGAATCTGACCGGCGGAAATTTGCAATCCGTGGATGCGATCGCCACCAACCTCGAAGACAGCACCCTGAAAAACACCGACCTAACCCGCGCCAACCTCCCCGAAGCCAACTTACGCAACGCCAATCTCGAAGGAGCCAATGCCACGGGTGCAAATTTTGTCGAGGCCGATCTCAGTAACACCACCTTCAAAGATGCCACCCTCAACGGCGCATTCTTCGGACAAGCCACCCTCTTTCGCACCAATCTCAAAGGTTCCACGCTCAACAGTGAAACTGTCCTCGACAGTAAACATCTTTTAATTTGGGAACTGGTGAACGATCGCATCCTCGGCCGCGATTTGGCCCGTGTTGATCTCAGCGGCGCAAATCTAGAAGGAATCAACTTAGTCGGGGCTGATCTCACCGCCACCGACTTTTCTACGGCCTATCTCTTCATCGTCAACGCCCAAGCCGCCCAAGCCCCTGAATCCCAATGGTCCGAAACCTCCCTCAACTACGTGGATTTGCAAAATGCAGCGTTACAAAATAGCAACTTTTTCGGTGCGGAAATGCGCAACTCGGATCTGCGCGGAGCGAATCTGCGGGGAAGTGATTTGAGCAATGTCCGCTTCACTGCCACGGATTTGCGGGGGGCAAAACTGGAACTTGTGAACCTGAGGGGGGTGAACTTTGAACCCGGAACCTTGGTGGATGCGAAATGGCAAACGGTGGCGGATTTGGTCAGTCGTGGAGCGGAAGGTCGTAGCATCCAAGACCTGGATCTGAGCGAGGCGAATCTCGCGGGGATGAACTTTCGCGGTGCGCTCCTGAATCGATCCAATTTGCGCGGGGCGAATCTCCAAGGGGCAGATTTCACCAATGCTCGCCTCACGGATGTGGACTTAACGGGAGCGGATTGGCAGGGGGCTGTGTTGAAGAACACCTTTGTCTGTCGGACGCGCTTACCGGATGGTGTCGAAACCCCTTGTGAAGCTCGAACATTGACGATTCCGATGGACGAGGCAGAGTAG
- a CDS encoding peptidoglycan-binding protein: protein MLKLSLVLKRGGWVGAIAGLALWSDVTGLPLHCVLPDAAIATPLIAQADDPPESDPATPPNPDPNSRQLQRGSEGDVVKELQERLTDFGYYDGEISGSYDAATETAVQAFQAENDLEPTGIFDLNTFEALKAQQENTSSEKPDSPGFFAKHRTRLLILAVGIVGLSGFGGIVYLLWRFVNGPADSDPTEATPPPHPLVTTSSPAIAPPTQNGSAKFININTINLDPPDAPPSTAIPLHKPPLAPLPEPENLNPPTTKPLPHLDPDPDPLPDPLLDDEFWDDDDVETLPSLPPSQPSPVLPNIAAPRHYQPRSSLPISTSSLPKADVVEELIRDLQTSSGEKRRQVIWNLAQRADSRAVQPLVNLLLESDSQQQSLVLEALSQIGVRTLKPMNRALALSLQDDNAQVRKNAIRDLTRIYELVAQLSQLIYCATDDPDPDVQATAKWALRQLGQIRTPPKD from the coding sequence ATGTTAAAGCTTTCCCTTGTGTTGAAACGCGGTGGGTGGGTTGGCGCGATCGCCGGTCTAGCCCTCTGGAGTGATGTCACCGGGTTGCCCCTGCATTGTGTTCTGCCTGACGCTGCGATCGCCACCCCCTTGATCGCCCAAGCCGACGATCCCCCTGAATCCGACCCTGCAACGCCCCCAAATCCCGATCCCAACAGTCGCCAACTGCAACGCGGTTCCGAAGGCGATGTGGTCAAAGAACTACAAGAACGCCTCACAGACTTTGGCTATTACGACGGGGAAATTTCCGGGTCTTACGATGCCGCCACCGAAACCGCCGTCCAAGCCTTTCAAGCCGAAAACGACCTCGAACCCACCGGAATTTTCGATCTCAATACCTTTGAAGCCCTCAAAGCCCAACAAGAAAACACCAGCAGCGAAAAGCCGGACTCTCCCGGATTTTTCGCCAAACACCGCACCCGCCTTTTAATCCTCGCCGTGGGGATTGTCGGACTATCAGGATTTGGCGGCATTGTCTATCTGCTCTGGCGGTTTGTCAATGGCCCCGCCGATTCTGACCCCACCGAAGCAACCCCACCCCCTCACCCCCTCGTCACCACCTCATCCCCTGCGATCGCGCCCCCCACCCAAAACGGCAGCGCCAAATTCATCAACATCAACACCATCAACCTCGACCCCCCCGACGCTCCCCCCTCGACCGCCATTCCCCTCCACAAACCCCCCCTCGCTCCTCTCCCCGAACCAGAAAATCTCAACCCCCCGACCACCAAACCACTCCCCCATCTTGACCCCGATCCCGACCCCCTTCCCGACCCCCTCCTCGACGATGAGTTTTGGGATGATGACGACGTAGAAACCCTGCCCTCATTACCCCCCTCCCAACCCTCCCCCGTCCTCCCCAACATCGCCGCCCCCCGCCATTACCAACCGCGATCCTCCCTCCCCATCTCCACCTCCAGCCTCCCCAAAGCCGATGTGGTCGAAGAATTAATTCGGGATTTACAAACCAGCAGCGGCGAAAAACGTCGGCAAGTGATCTGGAACCTCGCCCAACGCGCCGATTCGCGAGCCGTTCAACCCTTGGTGAATCTCCTCCTCGAATCCGATTCCCAGCAGCAAAGCCTCGTCCTCGAAGCCCTCTCCCAAATCGGCGTGCGCACCCTCAAACCCATGAACCGTGCCCTCGCCCTTTCCCTCCAAGACGACAACGCCCAAGTCCGCAAAAACGCCATCCGCGACCTCACCCGCATCTACGAACTCGTCGCCCAACTCAGCCAACTGATCTACTGCGCCACCGACGACCCCGACCCCGATGTGCAAGCCACCGCCAAATGGGCCCTCAGACAACTCGGCCAAATCCGCACCCCCCCGAAAGACTAG
- the rsmI gene encoding 16S rRNA (cytidine(1402)-2'-O)-methyltransferase gives MTGTLYLVGTPIGNLDDITFRAVQTLQTVDCIAAEDTRHTGKLLKHFQITTPQISYHEHNRHHRTPALIERLQGGEAIALVSDAGMPGISDPGYELVAACVAAQLPVVPIPGVTAAITALAVSGLPTDQFVFAGFLPSKSKARRDRLAAIAPEPRTLIFYESPHRLLATLTEMAQSFGADREVAIARELTKLHEEFWRGSLKDAIGQFTTHPPRGEFTLIVAGATATPLPSTDTELTAELHDLITQGMTPSQASRHLAHLTHHPRRHLYQLALTLKSPQ, from the coding sequence ATGACCGGAACCCTCTACCTTGTCGGCACACCCATCGGCAACCTCGATGACATCACCTTCCGGGCCGTGCAAACCTTGCAAACCGTGGACTGCATCGCCGCCGAAGACACCCGCCACACCGGTAAACTTCTCAAACATTTTCAGATCACCACCCCGCAAATTAGCTACCACGAACACAACCGCCACCACCGCACCCCAGCATTAATCGAACGGCTCCAAGGCGGAGAGGCGATCGCCCTCGTCAGTGATGCCGGGATGCCGGGCATTTCCGATCCGGGCTATGAATTGGTGGCGGCCTGTGTGGCGGCGCAGCTTCCCGTCGTGCCGATTCCGGGGGTAACGGCGGCGATCACGGCGTTGGCGGTGTCGGGGTTGCCCACGGATCAGTTTGTGTTTGCGGGTTTTTTACCCAGTAAGTCCAAGGCGCGGCGCGATCGCCTTGCTGCGATCGCCCCAGAACCCCGCACCCTGATTTTCTACGAATCCCCCCACCGCCTTCTCGCCACCCTGACGGAGATGGCGCAGAGTTTCGGCGCAGATCGCGAGGTAGCGATCGCCCGTGAACTCACCAAGCTCCACGAAGAATTTTGGCGCGGCTCACTCAAGGATGCGATCGGGCAATTTACCACCCATCCCCCTCGCGGTGAATTCACCCTGATCGTCGCCGGAGCCACCGCCACCCCCCTCCCCAGCACCGACACCGAACTCACCGCCGAACTCCACGACCTGATCACCCAAGGCATGACCCCCTCCCAAGCCAGCCGCCACCTCGCCCACCTCACCCACCACCCCCGCCGCCACCTCTACCAACTCGCCCTCACCCTCAAAAGCCCTCAATAA
- a CDS encoding ASCH domain-containing protein yields MMCQNVLLISIKPEYAKLIFDGKKTVELRRIRTRLEKGDLVLVYVSSPLKSLVGYFEVEGTEIKQLPSELNDFWKQVKDKSGINRKQFLDYYQGALLGVGIFIRNPQKFTNPIHLEVIKKDIEKFRPPQSYKYLDVTEIEMFQSIVNENFLSQPKQLTLNL; encoded by the coding sequence ATGATGTGCCAAAATGTTCTACTGATATCCATTAAACCAGAGTATGCAAAGTTAATTTTTGATGGCAAAAAAACCGTAGAGCTTCGCCGTATTCGTACTCGATTAGAAAAGGGCGATTTAGTGCTTGTTTACGTTTCATCACCTCTAAAAAGTCTAGTAGGTTATTTTGAGGTTGAAGGAACAGAAATCAAGCAATTACCCAGTGAGTTAAATGATTTCTGGAAACAAGTAAAGGATAAGTCAGGGATAAACCGAAAGCAGTTCTTAGATTATTATCAAGGTGCTTTGTTAGGAGTTGGAATTTTTATTCGTAATCCTCAAAAATTCACAAACCCAATACATCTCGAAGTCATCAAGAAAGATATTGAAAAATTTCGTCCACCGCAAAGCTATAAATATCTAGATGTAACTGAAATCGAGATGTTTCAATCGATTGTAAACGAAAATTTTTTATCGCAACCTAAACAACTGACCTTAAATCTTTGA
- a CDS encoding tetratricopeptide repeat protein: MRASYGLGAGVVAIALQGMTLIGIALPTNAQEKLVDFDYWASLCQTLRVSADYEDALAACDQAVGLFPEDPEAWNDRGDVLFALNRFPEALVSYEQALRQSPTDSLILAKRCATLTALNRNDDAITACENGLEIDGDWRDETPAIAWYHRGVALSQSGKIAEALESYDWALRSDPAYSPALAGRCLALGKLKRFESALAACDQSLQANRWGTESPALGWLNRGRVLAEMGQLQGALDAYNDALALDPDNEWAWTEQGVVLGRLGRQTESLASHDWALGIAENHAYALTNKCTSMNRLGQYEEALAVCDQALQAGDRQWGEDGPALAWNQRGNSLAGLARYEEALASVNRAISLRADYTEAWINRAVILWLLQRYPDALAATQYAVQLDPQSSRAWYNQGRILVSLESFGEAAAAYRAALVGDVALGGQPQAEDIWVNLSAVLWRLGNYGEAISAADAAIALDPESALGWYNKALALMSSRQYDAAIDAYQQALQFNPNDANLWAGIGITWRLLGQYPEAMVALQKALELNPNHDPAQANLEAVMEAIAAAQNQATTP, encoded by the coding sequence ATGAGAGCAAGCTATGGTTTGGGGGCTGGTGTGGTGGCGATCGCACTTCAGGGCATGACCCTGATCGGGATCGCCCTCCCCACGAATGCCCAAGAAAAGCTTGTGGACTTTGACTATTGGGCCAGCCTCTGCCAGACCCTGCGCGTCTCAGCGGACTACGAAGACGCGCTCGCAGCCTGCGATCAGGCCGTGGGACTCTTTCCCGAAGACCCCGAAGCCTGGAACGATCGCGGCGATGTCCTCTTTGCCCTGAATCGCTTTCCCGAAGCCCTCGTTTCCTATGAACAGGCCCTGCGCCAAAGCCCGACGGACTCCCTGATTTTGGCCAAACGCTGCGCCACCCTGACGGCCCTGAACCGCAACGATGATGCGATTACCGCCTGTGAAAATGGGCTAGAAATTGATGGGGATTGGCGGGACGAAACCCCGGCGATCGCCTGGTACCATCGCGGCGTTGCCCTCAGTCAGTCCGGGAAAATCGCCGAAGCCCTCGAATCCTACGATTGGGCCCTGCGCAGTGACCCCGCCTATTCCCCCGCCCTCGCGGGCCGCTGTCTCGCCCTCGGCAAGCTCAAGCGTTTTGAATCCGCCCTCGCCGCCTGCGATCAATCCCTCCAAGCCAATCGCTGGGGCACAGAAAGCCCGGCCTTGGGGTGGCTGAATCGGGGGCGCGTCTTAGCAGAAATGGGGCAATTACAAGGGGCCCTCGATGCCTATAATGATGCCCTCGCCCTTGACCCGGATAATGAGTGGGCTTGGACAGAGCAGGGGGTCGTGTTGGGGCGTTTGGGACGGCAGACGGAATCCCTCGCGTCCCATGATTGGGCCCTGGGCATTGCCGAAAACCATGCCTACGCGCTGACGAATAAATGCACGAGCATGAATCGGTTGGGGCAATATGAAGAGGCGTTGGCGGTGTGTGACCAAGCCTTGCAGGCGGGCGATCGCCAATGGGGTGAAGACGGCCCCGCCCTGGCCTGGAATCAACGGGGCAACTCCCTCGCCGGTCTCGCCCGGTACGAAGAAGCCCTCGCCTCCGTCAATCGCGCCATCTCCCTCCGAGCCGACTATACCGAGGCTTGGATTAACCGGGCCGTGATCCTCTGGCTGTTGCAACGCTATCCCGATGCCCTCGCCGCCACTCAATACGCCGTCCAACTCGATCCCCAATCCTCCCGCGCCTGGTACAATCAGGGGCGCATTTTGGTATCCCTGGAATCCTTCGGGGAGGCCGCCGCCGCCTATCGCGCTGCCTTGGTGGGGGATGTGGCCCTTGGGGGGCAACCCCAGGCCGAAGATATTTGGGTGAACTTGAGCGCGGTGCTGTGGCGGTTGGGGAATTATGGGGAAGCGATTAGTGCGGCGGATGCGGCGATCGCCCTCGACCCAGAATCCGCCCTCGGCTGGTACAACAAAGCCCTCGCCCTGATGTCTAGCCGTCAATACGATGCCGCCATTGATGCCTATCAGCAAGCTCTCCAGTTCAACCCCAACGATGCGAATCTCTGGGCGGGGATTGGCATTACCTGGCGACTGTTGGGGCAATATCCCGAAGCGATGGTGGCCCTCCAAAAAGCCCTCGAATTAAATCCCAACCACGACCCAGCCCAAGCTAATCTTGAGGCCGTCATGGAGGCGATCGCCGCCGCCCAAAATCAAGCCACCACCCCCTAA
- a CDS encoding RNA-guided endonuclease InsQ/TnpB family protein: protein MIVLEFKARVKPDQATTIDDAIRTSQFVRNKALRYWMDSQDVGKYDLSKLCKALAGEFPFAKKLNSMSRQAAAERAWSSISRFYDNCKKGIKPVGFPKFKKHSRSVEYKTSGWKLLGPKRIKFTDGFGIGELRLIGTYDLARYDESLIKRVRLVRRADGYYVQFCIQVNVQVQSEPSQKAVGLDLGLRHFIAASDGTVVETPQFYRQAEKRLNRANRQKSRKYRKGAKPQSRNYHKARNRYARKHLRVSRQRNEWAKSIAYCVIQSNDLVAYVGEACTKCIDLNVKGLVRNRHLAKSISDAGWSTFRRWLEYFGRKYGKATVAVPPHYTSQDCSNCGERVNKALSVRTHRCPHCGYEADRDVNAAINILRLGLTTVGHTGSYTLGEIGPLAELEQSC from the coding sequence ATGATTGTACTTGAGTTCAAAGCACGGGTAAAGCCTGACCAGGCTACCACTATAGACGACGCTATCCGGACATCTCAGTTTGTCCGTAATAAGGCGTTGCGCTATTGGATGGATAGCCAAGATGTCGGCAAATACGACCTTAGCAAGCTCTGCAAAGCGTTGGCTGGGGAGTTTCCCTTTGCTAAGAAACTCAACTCTATGTCCCGTCAAGCAGCAGCAGAACGGGCCTGGAGTTCCATCAGTCGCTTCTACGACAACTGCAAGAAGGGTATTAAGCCCGTAGGATTCCCCAAGTTCAAGAAGCATTCCCGCTCGGTGGAGTACAAAACCTCCGGCTGGAAACTGCTGGGGCCGAAGCGCATCAAATTCACCGATGGCTTCGGGATTGGGGAATTGCGGTTAATCGGAACCTACGATCTGGCCCGCTATGACGAATCCCTAATTAAGCGAGTTCGCCTCGTTCGTCGTGCCGATGGCTACTATGTTCAGTTCTGCATCCAGGTTAATGTTCAGGTGCAGAGTGAGCCGAGTCAAAAAGCTGTTGGCCTCGACCTCGGTTTGCGGCATTTCATCGCTGCCAGTGATGGCACTGTGGTGGAAACGCCGCAGTTCTATCGCCAGGCCGAAAAGCGGTTAAACAGAGCCAATCGGCAGAAGTCCAGAAAGTACCGTAAGGGGGCAAAACCACAGTCAAGGAACTATCACAAGGCCAGGAACCGATACGCCCGGAAGCATTTAAGGGTAAGTAGGCAGCGTAATGAGTGGGCGAAGAGCATCGCCTACTGCGTCATCCAATCTAACGATTTGGTGGCCTATGTTGGCGAAGCCTGCACGAAGTGCATAGACTTGAATGTGAAAGGGTTGGTTCGCAATCGGCATCTGGCTAAGTCGATTAGTGATGCGGGATGGTCAACGTTTCGCCGTTGGTTGGAGTATTTTGGCAGGAAATATGGGAAGGCAACGGTGGCCGTTCCTCCCCACTATACGAGCCAGGATTGCTCAAACTGCGGCGAACGAGTCAATAAGGCACTCTCAGTCAGAACCCATCGCTGTCCGCATTGCGGCTATGAGGCTGACCGAGATGTGAATGCTGCCATCAACATCCTGCGCCTTGGACTCACTACCGTGGGGCACACGGGAAGTTATACGCTTGGGGAGATTGGGCCTCTGGCTGAGTTGGAGCAATCCTGCTGA
- a CDS encoding GNAT family N-acetyltransferase, with translation MSRPTNIKIVTLHESSPHLNSVIELGDQHRKIFSHWAKCIYLKHARLGTILIALTQDDDLLGYLLYRTSSRKNQVTLHQLCIYPQCRGMGIAKSLIEKLKKITTQYNGIRIKCRRDYGLEKMWSSFGFSPLYEENARTKGKVNTIWWYAHKRPLFSWLSENQYNTSIKLILDIDLFLLLDRKVNSEDCDQVISICHDDWDITVEVHITDEILSVINNNFQDSKEREKYRKIATQFIQCMPLGNEISDKIAAFISFFEFHQVILKDLQLKHFSRAVLLPEIQYFITQNSDLLELRDNIYEEFSIFVKKPDELILELSTDTVQDSYQPKKLSGIQKITQTSVKKHIKNIENKFLKTEDLIDKSIINYINQFINDFMDWQEICDENGNSLILFFCDWKNKNCLTIPLIRLDNSPYSTIIFNHLLFKIVVEARKNGKKYIELSKKYLQESVINILRSESSWIQTDSSWLRVIIDEIGTSSELSKKLQDQNKLSNLIPIQYSQLIDVLDNAAELTKQNTLEIENSFFPVKVIDSCLLNFIIPIKPEWAKHLFDENLANENLFGRGELALNTEAVYYKSTQSPKRMKPGNSGRILWYVSNDKDHGYSDLCSVRACSQLVEIKTDKPGNLYQSFKNLGVYGYEDLLKVAGNNPDREIMALRFRNTELFEDPVSLRKVQEILQKNVTMQSSLEILNTNFKIIYQEGK, from the coding sequence ATGTCTCGACCAACTAATATTAAAATTGTTACTCTTCATGAAAGTTCTCCCCATTTGAATTCAGTCATAGAATTAGGCGATCAGCATCGTAAAATATTTAGCCACTGGGCAAAGTGTATATACTTAAAACATGCAAGACTGGGAACAATATTGATTGCGCTCACACAAGATGATGATTTACTTGGATATTTACTATATCGAACTTCTTCTCGAAAAAATCAAGTTACACTTCATCAGTTATGCATTTATCCTCAGTGTCGAGGAATGGGAATCGCAAAATCACTAATTGAAAAATTAAAAAAGATAACAACTCAATATAATGGGATTCGGATCAAATGTAGACGCGACTATGGTCTAGAAAAAATGTGGTCTAGCTTTGGGTTCTCACCTCTTTATGAAGAAAATGCAAGAACAAAGGGAAAAGTAAATACAATATGGTGGTATGCCCATAAAAGACCACTGTTTTCTTGGCTTTCCGAAAATCAATACAATACGTCAATCAAACTTATTCTTGATATAGATTTGTTCTTATTGCTTGATAGAAAAGTAAACTCAGAAGACTGCGATCAAGTAATTTCTATCTGCCATGATGATTGGGATATAACTGTTGAAGTTCATATAACTGACGAAATTTTAAGCGTAATCAATAATAATTTCCAAGATTCTAAAGAGCGCGAAAAATATAGAAAAATTGCCACGCAATTTATTCAATGTATGCCATTGGGCAATGAGATCAGTGATAAAATAGCAGCATTTATAAGCTTTTTTGAATTTCACCAAGTAATTTTAAAAGATTTGCAATTAAAACACTTTTCTAGAGCAGTTTTGTTGCCAGAAATACAATATTTCATCACTCAGAATTCTGATCTTTTGGAATTGCGAGATAATATTTATGAAGAATTTTCGATTTTCGTCAAAAAACCAGATGAACTCATCTTAGAATTGAGCACTGATACTGTTCAAGACTCTTACCAACCTAAAAAGTTATCTGGTATTCAAAAAATCACACAAACGTCAGTCAAAAAACATATTAAAAATATTGAAAATAAGTTTTTAAAGACTGAAGATCTTATTGATAAAAGCATCATAAACTATATCAATCAGTTCATTAATGATTTTATGGACTGGCAAGAAATTTGTGATGAAAATGGCAATTCACTAATTTTATTTTTCTGTGATTGGAAAAATAAAAATTGCTTGACTATACCTCTAATTCGTTTAGATAATTCTCCATACTCTACAATTATCTTTAATCACTTATTGTTTAAAATAGTTGTCGAAGCACGAAAAAATGGTAAAAAATACATTGAATTATCTAAAAAATATTTGCAAGAATCTGTAATCAATATTCTTCGTAGTGAATCTTCCTGGATTCAGACAGATTCATCTTGGTTGAGAGTGATTATTGATGAAATTGGAACATCTAGCGAATTAAGTAAGAAGCTCCAAGATCAAAACAAATTAAGTAATCTTATTCCTATTCAATATAGTCAACTTATTGATGTTCTAGATAATGCTGCTGAGTTAACAAAACAGAATACTTTGGAAATTGAAAATTCATTTTTTCCTGTAAAAGTAATAGACTCATGCTTACTCAATTTCATCATTCCTATTAAGCCTGAATGGGCTAAACATTTATTTGATGAAAATTTAGCAAATGAAAATCTTTTTGGGCGTGGCGAGTTGGCATTAAATACAGAAGCTGTCTACTATAAGTCAACACAATCTCCAAAAAGAATGAAGCCGGGAAATAGCGGCCGGATATTATGGTATGTCAGTAATGACAAAGATCATGGTTACTCCGATCTGTGTTCAGTCCGTGCTTGTTCTCAGTTAGTAGAAATAAAAACTGATAAACCTGGAAATCTCTATCAATCTTTCAAAAATCTTGGAGTATATGGCTATGAAGATCTCTTGAAAGTTGCTGGAAATAATCCTGATCGTGAAATTATGGCATTACGGTTCAGAAATACTGAGCTTTTTGAAGATCCAGTTTCATTGCGAAAAGTACAAGAGATTCTACAAAAAAATGTAACTATGCAAAGCTCTCTAGAAATATTAAATACAAATTTCAAGATAATATATCAAGAGGGAAAATGA
- a CDS encoding DMT family transporter has product MSVKSLPAAPSTLVPLVLIAPFFLWGTAMVAMKGIMLHTTPLFVAGVRLVPAGLLVLGLTVVLNLEQPKTGKAWAWIALFALLDGLMFQGFLAEGLLRTGAGLGSVMIDSQPIVIALLSSWLFGELIGLWGWLGLGIGVLGITLIGLPADGWAVLLRAEPSAIAFQWSALFNNGQWLMFLASLSMALGTVSIRYVSRHVDPVVATGWHMILGGVPLFVMSGLWETEQWAALTGPDWGALAYATVFGSAIAYALFFWIASSGNLTSFTSLTFLTPVFALVFSHLLLTEVLNPVQWWGVVLTLVSITLINQRDGLAQWTATKFAPTRSEQPSQVPAKVEGDSP; this is encoded by the coding sequence ATGTCCGTGAAATCCCTCCCCGCTGCACCGTCTACCCTCGTTCCCCTCGTTCTCATCGCCCCCTTTTTCCTCTGGGGAACCGCCATGGTTGCGATGAAGGGGATCATGCTCCACACAACCCCGCTGTTTGTGGCGGGGGTGCGCCTCGTGCCTGCTGGCTTGCTGGTCTTGGGCTTAACCGTCGTTTTGAACTTAGAACAGCCGAAAACTGGAAAAGCCTGGGCTTGGATTGCCCTGTTTGCCCTCCTCGATGGCTTGATGTTCCAGGGCTTTTTGGCCGAGGGTTTGTTACGCACGGGAGCGGGGTTAGGGTCGGTGATGATTGATTCACAGCCGATTGTGATCGCGCTGTTGTCCAGTTGGTTGTTTGGGGAGTTGATCGGCCTGTGGGGGTGGCTCGGTTTGGGGATTGGGGTGCTAGGGATTACGTTGATTGGTTTACCGGCGGATGGGTGGGCGGTGTTGCTCCGTGCGGAACCGAGTGCGATCGCCTTTCAGTGGAGTGCCTTATTTAACAATGGCCAATGGTTGATGTTCCTCGCCTCCCTGTCGATGGCTCTAGGGACGGTGAGCATTCGTTATGTCAGTCGCCATGTAGACCCCGTGGTGGCCACCGGCTGGCATATGATCCTCGGCGGTGTGCCGCTGTTTGTAATGTCGGGGCTGTGGGAAACGGAGCAATGGGCGGCGTTGACGGGACCCGATTGGGGCGCGTTGGCCTATGCCACGGTGTTCGGAAGTGCGATCGCCTACGCCCTCTTTTTTTGGATCGCCTCTAGCGGCAACCTCACCAGCTTTACCTCCCTCACCTTCTTAACCCCAGTGTTTGCCTTGGTGTTTAGCCACCTACTATTAACCGAAGTGCTCAACCCCGTGCAATGGTGGGGCGTGGTGTTAACCTTGGTGAGTATCACGTTGATCAATCAACGCGATGGACTGGCCCAGTGGACTGCAACGAAGTTCGCGCCGACCCGGTCAGAACAGCCGTCCCAAGTCCCTGCTAAAGTTGAAGGAGACAGCCCCTAA